In a single window of the Sulfurimonas sp. hsl 1-7 genome:
- the hisS gene encoding histidine--tRNA ligase produces MIKSLRGMNDILNDDEYKRYTYFLKTATQVATRYGFHFIETPILEETALFKRSVGESSDIVGKEMYQFTDKGENDVCMRPEGTAGVVRAFIQNKLDRAGGIHRYFYHGPMFRYERPQKGRLRQFHQFGCESFGVDSVYEDATIIMMVSDILKELGIGYRLQLNSLGDHNCMPEYRQNLIGFIESVEDEICEDCVRRKSTNPIRVLDCKNDKCKSLYVKAPRLIDSLCETCESDFEQLKKILDKSGIEYEIDTNLVRGLDYYSKTAFEFVSDNIGSQSAIAGGGRYDRLVEFLDGRPTPAVGFAMGIERLLELIEMPEEKRSGYYIGAMDDEAVELVLNITHKKRATKQVTCEYKTKNLKNHLKGADKVNARFCCVIGTDEMQNGTIWVKDLETKTEETIKLEDF; encoded by the coding sequence ATGATTAAATCTCTTCGTGGAATGAATGATATTTTAAATGATGACGAGTATAAAAGATACACTTACTTTTTAAAAACGGCAACTCAAGTTGCTACTCGTTACGGATTTCATTTTATTGAAACACCGATATTAGAAGAAACAGCACTTTTTAAACGTTCTGTTGGTGAGTCTAGTGACATTGTCGGTAAAGAGATGTATCAGTTTACGGATAAAGGTGAAAACGATGTTTGTATGCGTCCAGAAGGAACTGCAGGTGTTGTTCGTGCTTTTATTCAAAATAAACTTGATCGTGCCGGCGGGATTCACAGATATTTTTACCATGGACCAATGTTTCGTTATGAAAGACCGCAAAAAGGTCGTTTAAGACAATTCCACCAGTTTGGATGTGAAAGCTTCGGTGTGGACTCTGTTTATGAAGATGCTACGATCATTATGATGGTAAGTGATATTTTAAAAGAACTCGGTATCGGGTACCGCTTACAACTAAACTCTTTAGGTGATCACAACTGTATGCCTGAATACCGTCAAAATCTGATAGGCTTTATTGAAAGTGTTGAAGATGAGATTTGTGAAGATTGTGTAAGAAGAAAATCGACAAACCCTATTCGTGTACTTGACTGTAAGAACGATAAATGTAAATCTCTTTATGTCAAAGCTCCAAGACTGATCGATTCTTTATGTGAAACTTGTGAAAGTGACTTTGAACAACTCAAAAAGATCTTAGATAAAAGCGGCATCGAATACGAGATCGATACAAACCTTGTTCGCGGATTAGATTACTACTCTAAAACAGCATTTGAGTTTGTAAGCGACAATATCGGATCTCAGAGTGCAATTGCAGGTGGTGGTAGATACGACAGACTTGTAGAGTTCTTAGACGGGCGCCCTACTCCTGCAGTTGGTTTTGCAATGGGGATCGAAAGACTTTTAGAGCTCATCGAGATGCCAGAAGAAAAACGCAGCGGTTACTACATCGGTGCTATGGATGATGAAGCTGTTGAACTTGTACTTAACATTACACATAAGAAAAGAGCTACAAAACAAGTTACTTGTGAATATAAAACTAAAAACCTGAAAAACCACCTCAAAGGTGCAGACAAAGTAAATGCAAGATTTTGTTGTGTAATCGGTACTGATGAGATGCAAAACGGTACTATATGGGTGAAAGATTTAGAAACTAAAACGGAAGAGACAATTAAACTAGAGGACTTCTAA
- the ilvN gene encoding acetolactate synthase small subunit encodes MTTDNARRVISVIVVNEASVLSRITDLFSGRGYNITSLTVAPIPDTKYSRLTIATLGSVKIMEQITKQLHKLIPVLRVYEHEDMVEKEMALVKFDITENLSDINTICEAYNGKIVNAGESTVIVMVADEPKRIDNFLNSMKRYNPKEIVRSGAVALER; translated from the coding sequence ATGACGACTGATAATGCAAGGAGAGTAATCTCAGTTATCGTAGTTAATGAAGCGAGTGTATTATCTCGTATTACTGACCTTTTCTCTGGTCGCGGGTATAACATTACATCATTAACTGTTGCACCTATTCCTGATACTAAGTATTCTCGTTTAACGATTGCAACTTTAGGTTCTGTGAAAATTATGGAGCAGATCACAAAGCAGCTTCATAAGCTTATCCCTGTTCTACGTGTATATGAGCATGAAGATATGGTTGAAAAAGAGATGGCTCTTGTAAAGTTTGATATCACTGAAAATCTAAGTGATATCAATACTATCTGCGAAGCGTATAACGGAAAGATTGTAAACGCAGGTGAGAGTACGGTAATTGTAATGGTTGCTGATGAGCCTAAAAGAATTGATAACTTCTTAAACTCTATGAAGAGATACAATCCAAAAGAGATCGTAAGAAGTGGTGCAGTAGCACTAGAGAGATAG
- the lpxD gene encoding UDP-3-O-(3-hydroxymyristoyl)glucosamine N-acyltransferase, whose product MKLSEIASIIGADFSGVDCEINSMNTLKDASSEQLSFISNAKYVKDMASTKAAAIIVDGKTKDYVPEGSVALVVEDTYWQMAVLSKYFSAALEDKDAPSAVIGEGCDISAKAEIANGAKIGKNCTIMAGVYVGSGSEIGENTILYPNVVVYRDCKIGSDCIIHAGTVIGSDGFGFASNRLGQHKKIYHNGNVVIEDDVEIGSNVSIDRAVFGSTHIKKGARLDNLIQVAHNCVIGEGSVFAAQTGMAGSSIIGRNNVFGAQSGVAGHLSTGDFNTFAARSGVTKTITENGKVFAGFPLMDHKMWLKLQGTLSRLLKK is encoded by the coding sequence ATGAAACTTAGTGAAATAGCTTCTATTATCGGTGCTGATTTCTCTGGAGTTGATTGTGAAATCAACTCTATGAATACACTAAAAGATGCTTCTAGTGAGCAACTTTCATTCATATCAAATGCAAAATATGTAAAAGATATGGCAAGCACAAAAGCTGCTGCTATTATTGTTGATGGAAAAACAAAAGATTATGTACCTGAGGGTAGCGTAGCTTTAGTAGTTGAAGATACATACTGGCAGATGGCAGTTCTTTCAAAATACTTCTCTGCAGCTCTTGAAGACAAAGATGCTCCAAGTGCAGTTATCGGTGAAGGGTGTGATATCTCAGCCAAAGCAGAGATTGCAAACGGTGCAAAGATTGGTAAAAACTGTACAATCATGGCCGGAGTATATGTAGGTTCTGGCTCTGAGATTGGTGAGAATACTATCCTTTATCCAAATGTAGTTGTTTACAGAGATTGTAAGATAGGATCTGATTGTATCATCCATGCAGGGACTGTAATCGGAAGTGATGGATTTGGTTTTGCTTCAAACAGATTAGGTCAACATAAAAAGATCTACCATAACGGTAATGTTGTAATCGAAGATGATGTAGAGATTGGTTCAAATGTTTCTATCGACAGAGCAGTATTTGGTTCTACTCACATCAAAAAAGGTGCAAGACTCGATAACCTGATCCAAGTGGCACATAACTGTGTTATCGGTGAAGGAAGTGTATTTGCTGCACAAACAGGTATGGCAGGTTCTTCTATTATAGGAAGAAACAATGTATTTGGTGCACAAAGTGGAGTTGCCGGACATCTTAGTACTGGTGATTTTAATACCTTTGCAGCTAGAAGCGGTGTTACGAAAACTATTACGGAAAACGGAAAAGTTTTTGCAGGCTTTCCATTAATGGATCACAAAATGTGGTTAAAACTACAAGGGACACTTTCCAGACTTTTGAAAAAGTAA
- a CDS encoding acetolactate synthase large subunit: protein MQISGAQMVIEALIAEGVDTVFGYPGGAIMNVYDEIYKQDGFQHILTRHEQAAVHAAEGYSKASGKVGVAMITSGPGFTNAVTGLADAYMDSIPLVVISGQVPMSLIGTDAFQEIDAVGISRSCTKHNYLVTDAKDLPRVLKEAFYIAASGRPGPVHVDIPKDVTAQIEEFNYDIELDLETYKPNVKGNPRQIKKAMEAIAEAKRPLFYLGGGIINSNAAYEVRDLIHKTQIPAVETFMARGTLSHDDKYLIGMLGMHGSYASNMAMSETDLIIALGARFDDRVTGKLSEFAKNAGVIHVDIDPASISKLVNADYPIVGDVKNVVNEMLAQADSIDGSRYESWRETIENFNALHPLTFHEDSERIKPQWVIQRVGEILGDDANISTDVGQHQMWSAQFYPFTRPRQFISSGGLGTMGFGFPAAMGVKSASPEKVSVNFTGDGSILMNVQELMTAVEKKLPVINIILNNNFLGMVRQWQTLFYDKRHSETDLSMQPDFVKLAEAFGGVGYRVTTKEEFDAALKDAVEKNVVAFIDVVVERFENVLPMVPAGGSLFNMMLLEKKEDK, encoded by the coding sequence ATGCAAATTAGTGGCGCACAGATGGTAATCGAAGCACTAATCGCCGAAGGTGTAGACACAGTTTTTGGCTACCCTGGTGGAGCGATAATGAATGTCTATGACGAGATATATAAACAAGATGGTTTTCAGCACATTCTTACTCGTCATGAACAAGCAGCAGTACATGCTGCAGAAGGATATTCAAAAGCTAGTGGAAAAGTCGGCGTCGCTATGATTACAAGTGGACCTGGTTTTACGAATGCAGTTACAGGTTTAGCTGATGCGTATATGGATTCAATCCCTTTAGTTGTTATCTCTGGACAGGTTCCTATGAGTTTAATCGGAACAGATGCGTTTCAAGAGATCGATGCAGTTGGGATCAGCCGTTCTTGTACTAAACACAACTATTTAGTTACAGATGCAAAAGATTTACCACGTGTACTTAAAGAAGCGTTTTATATCGCAGCTTCTGGTCGTCCTGGTCCGGTTCATGTTGATATTCCAAAAGATGTTACGGCTCAGATCGAAGAGTTTAACTATGATATTGAACTAGATTTAGAGACATACAAGCCAAACGTTAAGGGGAATCCTCGTCAAATTAAAAAAGCGATGGAAGCGATTGCTGAAGCAAAACGTCCTCTTTTCTACCTTGGTGGTGGTATTATCAACTCAAATGCAGCGTATGAAGTAAGAGACCTTATACATAAAACACAAATTCCTGCAGTTGAGACTTTTATGGCTCGTGGAACTTTATCACATGATGATAAGTATCTAATCGGTATGCTGGGTATGCACGGTTCTTACGCTTCAAATATGGCTATGAGTGAAACTGACCTTATTATCGCTCTTGGTGCTAGATTTGACGATCGTGTAACAGGAAAACTAAGCGAATTTGCTAAAAATGCAGGAGTTATCCATGTAGATATTGACCCTGCTAGTATCTCTAAGCTTGTAAATGCAGACTATCCGATCGTTGGTGATGTTAAAAATGTTGTTAATGAGATGTTAGCTCAGGCTGATAGTATTGATGGTTCAAGATATGAGTCTTGGAGAGAAACTATTGAGAATTTTAATGCGCTTCATCCTTTAACATTCCATGAGGATTCTGAAAGAATTAAACCGCAATGGGTTATTCAAAGAGTTGGAGAGATCCTAGGTGATGATGCAAATATCTCTACAGATGTTGGACAGCACCAAATGTGGTCGGCTCAATTCTATCCATTTACAAGACCTCGCCAGTTTATAAGTTCTGGTGGACTTGGAACAATGGGATTCGGTTTTCCGGCAGCTATGGGTGTAAAATCTGCATCGCCTGAAAAAGTAAGTGTAAACTTTACGGGTGACGGTTCAATTCTTATGAATGTTCAAGAGTTGATGACGGCAGTTGAGAAGAAACTTCCGGTTATCAATATTATTTTAAATAACAACTTCTTAGGGATGGTACGTCAGTGGCAAACGCTTTTCTATGACAAGCGTCACTCTGAAACTGACCTTTCTATGCAACCTGACTTTGTTAAGTTAGCAGAGGCTTTTGGCGGTGTAGGATATAGAGTAACTACAAAAGAGGAATTTGATGCGGCACTTAAAGATGCAGTTGAGAAAAATGTAGTTGCATTCATTGATGTTGTTGTTGAGAGATTTGAAAACGTACTTCCGATGGTTCCTGCCGGTGGAAGTTTATTTAACATGATGTTATTAGAGAAAAAGGAGGATAAGTAA
- the tmk gene encoding dTMP kinase, with protein MYIAIEGIDTAGKSTQIAALANNFPDAVITKEPGATELGKEIRELVLSARAKSKKAEFLLFLADRAEHLKEVIEPNIDTKMIISDRSAISGVAYALIHGEIAENELVSLNNFATNNTYPQKVFLLKLTKEELEFRLSQKELDGIELRGSEYLLGIQDAIIKAAELLNIDLITIDATQSIESITEEILTNIN; from the coding sequence ATGTACATTGCCATAGAGGGGATCGACACTGCAGGAAAAAGCACACAGATAGCGGCTCTTGCAAATAACTTTCCCGATGCCGTAATCACAAAAGAACCCGGTGCTACAGAATTGGGTAAAGAGATAAGAGAACTTGTTTTATCGGCTCGCGCAAAAAGCAAAAAAGCGGAATTTCTACTCTTTTTAGCCGATCGTGCGGAGCATTTAAAAGAGGTGATCGAGCCAAATATAGACACAAAGATGATCATCTCCGATCGCAGTGCAATCAGCGGTGTGGCATATGCATTGATTCACGGTGAGATAGCAGAAAACGAACTTGTATCTCTAAACAATTTTGCAACAAACAACACTTACCCCCAAAAAGTTTTTTTACTCAAACTCACAAAAGAGGAGCTTGAGTTCAGACTCTCTCAAAAAGAGCTTGACGGTATAGAACTTCGCGGCAGTGAATACCTTCTTGGAATCCAAGATGCGATCATAAAAGCGGCGGAACTTTTAAACATCGATCTCATTACGATCGATGCGACACAAAGCATAGAGAGTATTACGGAAGAAATATTAACTAATATCAATTAG
- a CDS encoding pyridoxal phosphate-dependent aminotransferase gives MLTNRINTLSESITIAISTLAQELKAEGKDILSFSAGEPDFDTPQVIKDAAIKAINDGFTKYTAVDGIPALKNAVIDKLKRENGITYAPNQVIVNNGAKHSLFNLFSATIQEGDEVIIPAPYWVTYPELVKYCGGTVVEIETQDSTGFKITPEQLKAAITDKTKMLILTTPSNPTGAVYSKAELEALAEVLKGTDVLVASDEMYEKLVYDGEFTSAASISDDMYKRTITINGLSKSVAMTGWRFGYMAAADAELIKATKKLQSQSTSNICSITQMAAITGLDGSADADIEMMRKEFAARRDEAVKLFNEVDGLSVLKPDGAFYLFVNIKEVSNDSLTFAKDLLAKKNVAVVPGVGFGSEGYFRFSFATDINSIREGIARIEEFVKEL, from the coding sequence ATGCTAACAAATCGCATAAATACACTATCTGAATCTATTACTATAGCTATTTCAACATTAGCTCAGGAACTAAAAGCTGAAGGAAAAGACATCCTTAGTTTTTCTGCTGGTGAGCCAGACTTTGATACACCACAAGTTATTAAAGATGCTGCTATTAAAGCTATTAATGATGGTTTTACAAAATATACTGCTGTTGATGGTATTCCAGCGCTTAAAAATGCTGTAATTGATAAACTTAAAAGAGAAAACGGAATCACTTACGCGCCGAATCAAGTAATTGTAAACAATGGTGCGAAACATTCACTTTTCAATCTTTTTTCTGCAACTATTCAAGAGGGTGATGAAGTTATTATCCCTGCTCCGTATTGGGTAACTTATCCAGAGCTAGTAAAATACTGCGGCGGTACTGTAGTAGAGATTGAAACTCAAGATTCTACAGGTTTTAAGATAACTCCGGAGCAATTAAAAGCTGCGATCACTGATAAAACAAAAATGTTAATTTTAACTACTCCGTCAAATCCGACAGGTGCAGTATATTCAAAAGCTGAACTTGAAGCACTTGCAGAAGTATTAAAAGGGACAGACGTTTTAGTAGCATCGGATGAGATGTACGAGAAGCTTGTATATGATGGAGAGTTTACATCAGCTGCAAGTATCAGTGATGATATGTATAAACGTACAATTACTATCAACGGTTTATCAAAATCGGTTGCAATGACTGGATGGCGTTTTGGTTACATGGCTGCAGCAGATGCAGAGCTTATCAAAGCAACTAAAAAGCTACAGTCTCAAAGTACGTCAAATATCTGTTCAATCACTCAAATGGCAGCTATTACAGGTCTTGACGGTTCTGCAGATGCTGATATTGAGATGATGAGAAAAGAGTTTGCGGCACGTCGTGATGAAGCTGTAAAACTTTTCAATGAAGTTGATGGACTAAGTGTTTTAAAACCTGACGGTGCATTTTATCTATTTGTAAATATCAAAGAGGTAAGTAATGATTCACTTACATTTGCAAAAGATCTTTTAGCAAAGAAAAATGTTGCTGTTGTACCGGGTGTAGGTTTTGGTAGTGAGGGTTATTTCAGATTCTCATTTGCAACAGATATCAACTCAATCAGAGAAGGTATTGCAAGAATTGAAGAGTTTGTAAAAGAACTGTAA
- the cysE gene encoding serine O-acetyltransferase yields the protein MGIFALIKEDFSNAYKNDPALSSKLEFLFNYPGVWAIAWYRVAHKLYISNFKGLARILMGLAQIMTNIDIHPGAQIGRRVFIDHGTGVVIGQTTIIEDDVLIYQGVTLGGVSLTHGKRHPTIRKGVVIGAGAKVLGNIEIGQDAKIGANSVVVKAVPSCSTAIGIPAHVIEKGRCKDPFMHNMLPDINKEMFEYLLKRVAILEHILVEDNKELLDQDLELEHIYDSFIKSMKS from the coding sequence ATGGGTATTTTCGCGCTAATTAAAGAAGACTTTTCCAATGCTTACAAGAACGATCCGGCATTAAGTTCTAAACTCGAGTTCTTATTTAATTATCCGGGTGTTTGGGCTATTGCTTGGTATAGAGTTGCACACAAACTTTACATATCAAACTTTAAAGGGTTAGCTAGAATTTTAATGGGGCTTGCTCAGATAATGACAAACATTGACATCCACCCGGGTGCACAGATTGGTAGACGTGTATTTATCGATCACGGTACTGGCGTAGTTATCGGTCAAACAACTATCATTGAAGATGATGTACTGATCTACCAAGGGGTAACACTTGGCGGTGTATCACTGACTCACGGTAAACGCCACCCTACTATTAGAAAAGGTGTTGTTATAGGTGCCGGTGCTAAAGTTCTTGGAAATATAGAGATCGGTCAAGATGCAAAGATAGGTGCTAACTCAGTTGTTGTTAAAGCTGTTCCTTCTTGTTCAACTGCTATCGGTATCCCTGCACACGTGATAGAAAAAGGAAGATGTAAAGATCCGTTTATGCACAATATGCTTCCGGATATCAATAAAGAGATGTTTGAGTACCTGCTTAAACGTGTTGCAATACTTGAACATATTCTCGTTGAAGATAATAAAGAGCTACTCGATCAAGACCTAGAGCTTGAACATATCTACGACTCTTTTATTAAATCGATGAAAAGTTAA
- a CDS encoding ferritin-like domain-containing protein, producing MAVRGNSIIKGVEIDEVIRLLNKAYADEWLAYYQYFIEAKVVKGIMKDAAIAELTQHATDELRHANMVADRILQLGGTPILNPKEWFTQTNCGYEEPSNFDVVSILDDSIKGEQCAISTYSSIAEIVKDKDIITYNMVNEILADEVEHEEDLQALHDDIADFIESIKSNMN from the coding sequence ATGGCTGTACGTGGAAATTCGATAATCAAGGGTGTAGAAATTGATGAAGTTATAAGACTTTTAAACAAAGCCTATGCAGATGAATGGCTTGCATATTATCAGTACTTTATAGAAGCAAAAGTTGTCAAGGGGATTATGAAAGATGCAGCAATTGCTGAGTTGACACAACATGCTACTGATGAACTCCGACATGCCAACATGGTTGCAGATAGAATCTTGCAGCTAGGGGGCACTCCCATATTAAATCCAAAAGAGTGGTTTACTCAAACAAACTGCGGCTATGAAGAACCAAGTAACTTTGATGTTGTGTCTATTTTAGATGATTCGATCAAAGGGGAGCAGTGTGCGATAAGTACCTATTCAAGTATTGCAGAGATTGTAAAAGACAAAGATATTATCACTTACAATATGGTCAATGAGATTTTAGCCGATGAAGTGGAACATGAAGAGGACTTGCAAGCACTTCATGATGATATAGCTGATTTTATTGAGAGTATTAAATCAAATATGAATTAG
- the speA gene encoding biosynthetic arginine decarboxylase, which translates to MKNFGIDIWSNKNFLIENGEIKLNYKSMPSLYEIINDIREKNVKGPTLLRFPHLIKKQITTLYNYFEKAIKDNNYQGKFQAVFPLKVNQFPAVVEAITLKGEEYNYGLEAGSKAELILAMAKTPKEANITVNGFKDEEMITLGFMAAQSGHKITITIEGLNELETIIEVAKKSTLKVPNIGIRIRLHSAGSGIWAKSGGMDAKFGLTSTEILEAVKLLKEADLLDSLSMIHFHIGSQMADIAPLKKALREAGHIYAELKMMGANGLKNINIGGGLAVEYDQHETSCTRNYSIDEFSSSVVFLIGEIMNSKGVEHPDIFTESGRFIVASHAVLITPVLELFSQDYQEKSLEFKELNPPLVEELIELNRLLTNANCIEYLHDALDHMESLFTLFDLGYIDLQDRSNAEILVHNIIKKALYLKSSNPTNELEQLQNQLQERYLINASIFQSLPDYWGLGQYFPVMPIHHLNTPPLRAASLWDITCDSDGEIEFNPERPLYLHDINIDEDDYFLAFFNVGAYQETLGMQHNLFTKPNEYTVEIDDNGYKIINEIESKNILDILDDIGYDKEEILKKLKTDLESSSFITEKEKSDTLSKLEIYLNQNGYLRTTN; encoded by the coding sequence TTGAAAAATTTCGGTATTGACATCTGGTCAAATAAAAACTTTTTAATCGAAAACGGTGAGATCAAACTCAACTACAAATCTATGCCTTCATTGTATGAAATCATAAATGATATTCGTGAAAAAAATGTTAAGGGACCTACATTACTCAGGTTCCCACATCTTATTAAAAAGCAAATTACAACTCTTTATAATTACTTTGAAAAAGCGATTAAGGACAATAACTATCAAGGAAAGTTTCAAGCAGTTTTTCCTCTCAAAGTAAATCAGTTTCCGGCTGTTGTAGAAGCTATTACTCTTAAAGGCGAAGAGTACAACTACGGCCTTGAAGCGGGAAGTAAGGCTGAACTCATCCTAGCAATGGCAAAAACTCCAAAAGAAGCCAATATCACTGTGAACGGTTTCAAAGATGAGGAGATGATCACACTAGGTTTTATGGCTGCACAAAGCGGTCACAAAATCACTATTACGATAGAAGGACTGAATGAACTTGAAACGATCATAGAAGTTGCTAAAAAATCAACACTTAAAGTTCCAAATATCGGTATTCGTATACGTCTTCACAGTGCCGGCAGCGGCATCTGGGCAAAAAGTGGCGGTATGGATGCAAAATTTGGTCTTACTTCTACTGAAATTTTGGAAGCTGTCAAACTTTTAAAAGAAGCCGATCTACTTGATAGTTTAAGTATGATCCACTTTCATATCGGTTCACAAATGGCAGATATCGCTCCATTGAAAAAAGCATTACGTGAAGCTGGACATATATATGCCGAACTGAAAATGATGGGTGCTAACGGTTTAAAAAACATCAATATTGGTGGTGGACTTGCTGTTGAATATGATCAACATGAAACTTCATGCACACGCAACTATTCTATAGATGAATTCTCAAGTTCTGTTGTATTTCTTATTGGTGAAATCATGAACTCTAAAGGGGTTGAACACCCTGATATTTTCACAGAATCCGGACGTTTCATTGTAGCTTCCCATGCAGTTTTAATTACCCCTGTACTTGAACTTTTTTCTCAAGATTATCAAGAAAAATCTTTAGAATTCAAAGAGTTAAATCCACCTCTTGTTGAAGAGCTTATAGAGCTGAATCGTCTTTTAACTAATGCGAACTGTATAGAGTATCTTCACGATGCACTTGATCATATGGAATCTCTTTTTACACTTTTTGATCTCGGTTATATCGACTTACAAGACAGATCAAATGCAGAGATTTTAGTGCATAACATTATCAAAAAAGCGCTTTATCTGAAATCTTCTAATCCTACAAACGAGTTAGAGCAGCTACAAAACCAGCTTCAGGAACGCTACCTTATCAATGCATCTATCTTCCAATCTTTACCGGATTATTGGGGTCTGGGGCAATATTTTCCTGTAATGCCGATCCATCATCTCAATACTCCGCCGCTTCGTGCTGCATCACTTTGGGACATTACATGTGACAGTGACGGTGAGATAGAGTTTAATCCTGAGCGTCCACTCTACCTTCATGATATTAATATAGATGAAGATGATTATTTTTTAGCATTTTTCAATGTCGGGGCATATCAAGAGACTTTAGGGATGCAACATAATCTCTTTACAAAACCTAATGAATACACAGTAGAGATTGATGATAACGGATATAAAATTATTAATGAGATAGAATCAAAAAATATCCTTGATATCCTCGATGATATCGGTTATGACAAAGAAGAAATTTTAAAGAAACTTAAAACTGATCTAGAAAGTAGTAGTTTTATTACAGAAAAAGAAAAAAGTGATACACTATCGAAGCTAGAGATATATTTAAATCAAAACGGCTATTTAAGAACTACAAACTAA